The Raphanus sativus cultivar WK10039 unplaced genomic scaffold, ASM80110v3 Scaffold1732, whole genome shotgun sequence genome contains the following window.
GAGGAGGAGTTAACCAAAAAAGGAGTAACGGGCTATGAGAATGTAAAATGGGCTTTCTAGGGCGGTGATGATAGAGAGAGAATCGGTTAGTATTGGATCATCAATTCAATTCTCCTCCAAAGCTCAAAATCAATCTTTCAACAACGATGATGATCCTCAAGGCGCAGCCGCAGTGTACTTCTCGCGGTCTCCGTCTCTCTTCTGCATCGTTTCTTCTTCACAGCGTGGCTTCGGACGCGGAAGCTGTTTACCGGATGGTCAATAATGGGTCAGGAGGAGAGTTGAAGGAATCGCTGAGCTCAAGTGGAATCCACTTGTCGAAGGACTTAATCGATAAGGTTGTGAAAAGAGCGAGGTTTAGTCACGCTAACCCTCTTCAAGCCCTAGAGTTGTACAGGTACGCCGATGCTCGACGAGGCTTTTATCATTCAGCCTTTTCTCTAGATACAATGCTCTATATCCTCGGTAGAAATCGAAAGTTGGATCTGATCTGGGAGGTTCTGATTGAAACCAAGCGTAAGGATGATGGGTCTCTGATAACCCCCAGGACGATGCAAGTGGTTTTAGGTAGAGTAGCTAAGCTCTGCTCCGTTAGACAAACCGTCGAGTCTTTCTGGAAGTTTAAGAGAttgcttcctcctcctcctcattcCTTCTTCCACACTAGTGCTTCTTTCAACGCTCTCTTGAGAACTCTTTGCCAAGAGAAGACCATGACTGATGCTAGGAATGTCTATCATTCTTTGAAGCATCAGTTTCACCCCGACTTGCAGACTTTTAACATACTCTTGTCTGGTTGGAGATCCTCTGAAGAAGCTGAAGCTTTCTTCCACGAGATGACTAAAGAAAAGGGGCTGAAACCTGATCTCGTTACCTACAACTCTTTGATTGATGTGTATTGCAAGGCCAGAGAGATGGATAAAGCTTACAAGCTGATTGATAAGATGCGTGAGGAGGATGTAACTCCCGATGTTATAACTTACACTACCATTATAGGCGGTTTGGGGTTAATCGGCCAGCCTGATAAAGCTAGAGAGGTTTTGAAAGAAATGAAGGAGTATGGATGTTATCCTGACGTTCCGGCTTACAACGCTGCTATTAGGAACTATTGCATTGCCAGGAGGCTCCGGGATGCAGATATGTTGGTGGATGAGATGGTGAAGAAAGGTTTGTCTCCTAACGCCACTACTTATAATCTGTTTTTCCGTGTTCTGTCTTTGTCTAATGATTTGGGACGGTCTTGGGAGCTGTATGTGAGAATGTTGGGGAATGGGTGTTTGCCCAATACCCAGTCCTGTATGTTCTTGATCAAGATGTTTAAGAGACACGAGAGAGTGGATATGGCGTTGCGGTTGTGGCAAGATATGGTGGTCAAAGGTTTCGGTTCTTATAGTTTGGTTTCGGATGTgcttttcgatttgctttgtgATCTCGCTAGAGTAGAAGAGGCTGAGAAATGTTTGCTTCAGATGGTTGAGAAAGGACATAGACCGAGTAATGTCTCTTTTAAAAGGATCAAGTTGTTGTTGGAGCTAGCAAATAAGCACCACGAGCttaataatttgaaacagaAGATGGCTATTTTCAGTACAGAGATTCAGCTATGAAAAGTTTCACGACATTCTTCCAGCGGAGATAATCGAGTCCTTCGTGTGTAAAATGCCATTGTACTTGGCGGTGTCTTTCTTGTGCAAGTCTATCAGCTTATCTCCTGCGCCTGAAGGGTTCAATAAAG
Protein-coding sequences here:
- the LOC108822572 gene encoding putative pentatricopeptide repeat-containing protein At1g02420, which translates into the protein MMILKAQPQCTSRGLRLSSASFLLHSVASDAEAVYRMVNNGSGGELKESLSSSGIHLSKDLIDKVVKRARFSHANPLQALELYRYADARRGFYHSAFSLDTMLYILGRNRKLDLIWEVLIETKRKDDGSLITPRTMQVVLGRVAKLCSVRQTVESFWKFKRLLPPPPHSFFHTSASFNALLRTLCQEKTMTDARNVYHSLKHQFHPDLQTFNILLSGWRSSEEAEAFFHEMTKEKGLKPDLVTYNSLIDVYCKAREMDKAYKLIDKMREEDVTPDVITYTTIIGGLGLIGQPDKAREVLKEMKEYGCYPDVPAYNAAIRNYCIARRLRDADMLVDEMVKKGLSPNATTYNLFFRVLSLSNDLGRSWELYVRMLGNGCLPNTQSCMFLIKMFKRHERVDMALRLWQDMVVKGFGSYSLVSDVLFDLLCDLARVEEAEKCLLQMVEKGHRPSNVSFKRIKLLLELANKHHELNNLKQKMAIFSTEIQL